One genomic segment of Gammaproteobacteria bacterium includes these proteins:
- the leuS gene encoding leucine--tRNA ligase, whose product MEERYDPAAIEAAAQKRWRDARAFEVTEDPARRKFYCLSMFPYPSGKLHMGHVRNYTIGDVLTRYHRMRGYNVLQPMGWDAFGLPAENAAIQNNVPPAKWTRENIAYMKKQLQSLGFAIDWKRELATCDPEYYKWNQWLFLRMLEKGIAYKKTQVVNWDPVDQTVLANEQVIDGRGWRTGALVEKKEIPGYYLAITQYSDELLADLDKLADWPERVKLMQANWIGKSVGVRFAFPYELDGKQEKLWVFTTRADTIMGVTFCAVAAEHPLAAHAAKNNPKLAAFIEECKRGTMMEADLAAMEKKGMLTGISVTHPLTGEKIPVWVGNYVLMSYGEGAVMAVPAHDERDFYFAKKYNLPIKQVIAVEGERFSTDAWRSWYEDKQRGRCVNSGKYDGLDHASAVDAIATDLKAKGLGAKQVQWRLRDWGISRQRYWGCPIPIIHCDACGDAPVPDDQLPVVLPEDCVPDGSGNPLNKREDFVKCSCPKCGKPARRETDTMDTFVDSSWYYARYACPDNDRAMVDKRVDYWMPVDQYIGGIEHAILHLLYSRFWSKVMRDLGLVKYDEPFSKLLTQGMVLNHIYSRRTDKGGIEYFAPDEVEPQHDSDGKITGAKSRTDGRPIEYQGMGTMSKSKRNGVDPQALIEKCGADTARFFMMFASPPEQTLEWSDTSVEGAFRFLRRLWSFAKAHEEPLKTEIKLCNGADSINWGAATKRTLDFRHQIHLLLNQANFDFGKQQFNTVASACMKLLNLLDNGLPTMVSTEEIGLYTLGEVEKTQYSALLEAFSILLRLLSPICPHITDHLWRELGYGDDILKAPWPEADEKALKQDEIELVLQVNGKMR is encoded by the coding sequence ATGGAAGAGCGCTACGACCCGGCCGCCATTGAAGCGGCGGCGCAAAAACGCTGGCGGGACGCGCGTGCGTTTGAGGTGACCGAAGATCCCGCGCGGCGGAAATTCTACTGCCTGTCGATGTTCCCCTATCCGTCGGGCAAATTGCACATGGGGCATGTGCGCAATTACACCATCGGCGACGTGCTGACGCGCTACCACCGCATGCGCGGTTACAACGTCCTGCAACCCATGGGCTGGGATGCCTTCGGCCTGCCCGCCGAAAACGCCGCGATCCAGAACAATGTGCCGCCGGCGAAGTGGACGCGCGAGAACATCGCCTACATGAAGAAACAACTCCAGTCGCTGGGCTTTGCCATCGACTGGAAGCGGGAACTCGCGACCTGCGATCCGGAATACTATAAGTGGAACCAATGGCTGTTTCTGCGCATGCTGGAGAAAGGCATTGCCTACAAAAAAACCCAGGTGGTGAACTGGGACCCGGTCGATCAGACCGTGCTCGCCAACGAACAGGTGATCGATGGCCGCGGCTGGCGCACCGGCGCATTGGTCGAGAAGAAAGAAATCCCAGGCTACTACCTCGCCATCACGCAATACTCCGATGAATTGCTGGCTGATCTCGACAAACTGGCTGACTGGCCGGAACGCGTGAAGCTCATGCAGGCCAACTGGATCGGCAAGAGCGTCGGCGTGCGTTTCGCGTTTCCGTATGAATTAGATGGCAAGCAGGAAAAACTGTGGGTGTTCACGACCCGCGCCGACACCATCATGGGCGTGACCTTCTGCGCCGTCGCCGCCGAGCATCCACTCGCCGCGCATGCCGCTAAAAATAATCCCAAACTTGCCGCCTTCATCGAGGAATGCAAGCGCGGCACGATGATGGAAGCCGATCTTGCGGCCATGGAAAAGAAAGGCATGCTGACGGGCATCTCCGTCACTCATCCGCTGACTGGCGAGAAAATCCCGGTTTGGGTCGGCAATTACGTGCTTATGAGCTATGGCGAAGGCGCGGTGATGGCTGTCCCCGCGCATGATGAACGCGATTTTTACTTTGCAAAAAAATACAACCTGCCCATCAAACAGGTCATCGCGGTAGAGGGAGAGCGCTTTTCGACGGATGCGTGGCGGTCCTGGTACGAGGACAAGCAACGCGGCCGCTGCGTGAATTCTGGCAAATATGATGGCCTCGATCATGCCTCAGCCGTCGATGCCATTGCCACCGATTTGAAGGCAAAAGGTCTGGGGGCCAAACAGGTGCAGTGGCGGCTGCGCGACTGGGGTATTTCGCGGCAACGTTATTGGGGGTGCCCGATTCCGATCATTCACTGTGATGCCTGCGGTGACGCGCCGGTACCGGACGATCAACTGCCGGTCGTGCTGCCGGAGGATTGCGTGCCGGACGGCAGCGGCAATCCGCTCAACAAGCGCGAAGACTTCGTCAAATGTTCGTGCCCGAAGTGCGGCAAACCGGCCCGACGTGAAACGGATACGATGGACACCTTCGTGGACTCGTCCTGGTACTACGCGCGATACGCGTGTCCGGACAACGATCGCGCGATGGTCGACAAGCGCGTTGATTACTGGATGCCGGTGGATCAATACATCGGCGGCATCGAGCACGCCATCCTGCACCTGCTTTATTCGCGCTTCTGGAGCAAGGTGATGCGCGACCTCGGTCTGGTCAAGTATGACGAACCATTCTCAAAACTGCTTACCCAAGGCATGGTGCTCAATCACATCTACTCGCGCCGCACCGACAAAGGTGGCATCGAATATTTTGCGCCTGATGAAGTGGAACCGCAGCACGACAGTGACGGCAAAATCACCGGTGCCAAATCAAGAACCGACGGGCGGCCAATCGAATACCAAGGCATGGGCACCATGTCGAAGTCCAAGCGCAATGGCGTCGACCCGCAGGCCTTGATTGAAAAATGCGGCGCCGACACCGCGCGCTTCTTCATGATGTTCGCAAGCCCGCCGGAACAAACACTCGAATGGTCTGATACCAGCGTCGAGGGTGCATTTCGTTTCTTAAGACGTTTATGGAGCTTTGCAAAGGCACATGAAGAACCTTTGAAAACAGAAATTAAATTATGCAACGGGGCCGATTCCATAAATTGGGGTGCTGCGACTAAAAGAACATTAGATTTCCGCCATCAAATACATCTGTTGCTCAATCAAGCGAATTTTGATTTTGGAAAGCAGCAATTTAATACAGTCGCATCCGCGTGCATGAAGCTGTTGAATCTACTTGATAACGGACTACCAACAATGGTGAGTACGGAGGAGATCGGCCTCTATACTCTTGGTGAAGTCGAAAAAACGCAGTATTCCGCCCTTCTAGAAGCGTTCTCTATTCTTCTCCGGTTATTGTCGCCGATTTGCCCGCACATCACCGATCATCTGTGGCGGGAACTGGGATATGGCGACGATATCCTCAAGGCGCCGTGGCCGGAAGCCGACGAAAAGGCGCTGAAACAGGATGAAATCGAGCTGGTGTTGCAGGTCAACGGCAAGATGCG
- a CDS encoding YajQ family cyclic di-GMP-binding protein encodes MPSFDVVSEVNAHELANAVDQANREINARFDFKGTNTRIEQTEKVLTIRAPAEFQVKQALDILQHRLTKRGIDLACLKIDPVIVSGSEARQVITVREGIDAELARKISRQIKDSKLKVQSQIQGPQVRVSGKKRDDLQAVIALLRTAKFDLPLQYTNFRD; translated from the coding sequence ATGCCATCCTTCGACGTCGTCTCCGAGGTCAACGCCCACGAACTGGCCAATGCGGTGGATCAGGCCAACCGTGAGATCAATGCGCGCTTCGACTTCAAGGGCACCAATACCCGCATCGAACAGACCGAAAAAGTGCTGACGATCCGTGCGCCAGCCGAGTTTCAGGTCAAACAGGCGCTCGACATCCTGCAGCACCGCCTGACCAAACGCGGCATCGATCTGGCCTGCCTGAAGATCGATCCAGTCATAGTCAGCGGCAGCGAGGCTCGCCAGGTCATCACCGTACGCGAGGGCATCGACGCCGAACTGGCGCGGAAAATCTCCAGGCAGATCAAGGACAGCAAGCTCAAGGTGCAGTCGCAGATCCAGGGGCCACAGGTGAGAGTGAGCGGCAAGAAGCGGGATGACTTGCAAGCTGTCATTGCCCTTCTGCGCACCGCCAAATTCGACCTGCCGTTGCAATACACCAATTTTCGCGATTGA
- a CDS encoding DUF3301 domain-containing protein — protein sequence MGSLLTLASILALIAYWWDSARAHEATLIRCRQVCGEMGVQFLDQTVALRRLSIGRNARGAIVLHRWYGFDFSPNGHDRHPGLAHLRGHAVEFVRLEMPDGPVIITTDRLHLVH from the coding sequence ATGGGCAGCCTGCTTACCCTTGCGTCAATTCTCGCGCTCATTGCGTACTGGTGGGACAGCGCGCGGGCGCACGAGGCTACCCTGATCCGCTGCCGCCAGGTCTGTGGCGAAATGGGCGTACAGTTTCTGGATCAAACCGTTGCGCTGCGACGGCTGAGCATTGGTCGCAACGCCCGCGGCGCGATAGTATTGCACCGCTGGTACGGTTTTGACTTCAGTCCCAACGGTCATGATCGCCATCCCGGCCTCGCGCATCTGCGGGGGCATGCGGTGGAATTCGTGCGTTTGGAAATGCCGGATGGGCCCGTCATTATCACCACCGACCGTTTGCATCTCGTCCACTAA
- a CDS encoding Dps family protein, whose protein sequence is MPTRPAIDIGIREADRGKIVAGLSRLLADTYTLYLKTHNFHWNVTGPMFQTLHLMFEQQYNELWQAVDLIAERIRALGFPAPGTYQEFAKLSSIKETKGVPGAEQMIALLVDGQEAVVRTARSVFPLVERVNDEPTADLLTQRMQVHEKTAWMLRSLLER, encoded by the coding sequence ATCCCCACCCGTCCAGCGATAGATATAGGTATCCGTGAGGCGGATCGGGGCAAAATCGTCGCCGGCCTGTCCCGTTTGCTGGCGGACACCTATACACTCTATCTCAAGACCCACAATTTCCACTGGAACGTCACCGGCCCGATGTTCCAGACCCTGCACCTGATGTTCGAACAGCAGTACAACGAACTGTGGCAGGCCGTTGATTTGATCGCCGAGCGCATCCGCGCCCTGGGTTTTCCCGCGCCGGGCACGTATCAGGAATTTGCCAAGCTGTCGTCGATCAAGGAGACCAAGGGTGTCCCCGGCGCGGAACAGATGATTGCGCTTCTGGTCGACGGTCAGGAGGCGGTCGTGCGCACCGCCCGCTCCGTGTTTCCGCTGGTCGAGCGGGTCAACGACGAGCCCACGGCGGACCTCCTGACGCAGCGCATGCAGGTGCATGAAAAAACCGCCTGGATGCTGCGCAGCCTGCTGGAGCGGTAA
- the trxB gene encoding thioredoxin-disulfide reductase, which yields MMNRKHQRLLILGSGPAGYSAAVYAARAGLNPVLVTGLEQGGQLMTTTDVDNWPGDDAGVLGPELMERMRKHAGRFGTVLISDHIHTADLKQRPFLLTGDNGEYTCDALIIATGASAMYLGLPSEQAYRGKGVSGCATCDGFFYKDKPVAVIGGGNTAVEEALYLSNIASHVTVIHRRDKFRAEKILGDRLQEKAATGKADICWNHVLDEVLGDDRGVTGIRIRNNQTQTTRDLKLDGVFIAIGHRPNTEIFEGQLDMTNGYIKVKSGTGGFATQTSVPGVFAAGDVADPIYRQAVTSAGSGCMAALDADKFLEQHKP from the coding sequence ATCATGAACAGAAAACACCAACGACTGTTGATTCTGGGCTCGGGCCCGGCCGGCTATTCGGCGGCGGTCTATGCCGCGCGCGCCGGTCTCAACCCGGTTCTGGTCACGGGGCTGGAGCAGGGCGGCCAACTCATGACCACCACCGATGTCGACAACTGGCCGGGGGACGACGCCGGCGTGCTGGGACCGGAATTGATGGAGCGGATGCGGAAGCACGCCGGGCGTTTCGGCACGGTGCTGATTTCTGATCACATCCACACCGCTGATCTGAAGCAGCGGCCATTTCTGCTCACGGGCGACAACGGCGAATACACCTGCGATGCGCTGATCATCGCCACCGGCGCCTCGGCCATGTATCTGGGCCTGCCCTCCGAGCAGGCCTATCGCGGCAAGGGCGTGTCGGGCTGCGCCACCTGCGACGGGTTTTTCTACAAGGACAAACCGGTGGCTGTCATCGGCGGCGGCAACACCGCCGTCGAGGAGGCGCTGTACCTGTCGAATATCGCCTCGCACGTGACCGTCATCCACCGCCGCGACAAGTTCCGCGCCGAAAAAATATTGGGCGACCGGTTGCAGGAAAAGGCGGCGACCGGCAAGGCGGACATCTGCTGGAACCACGTGCTTGATGAAGTGCTGGGCGATGACAGGGGCGTGACTGGCATTCGCATCCGCAACAATCAGACGCAGACGACGCGGGATCTCAAGCTTGACGGCGTGTTCATCGCCATCGGCCACCGTCCCAACACGGAAATATTCGAGGGCCAGCTGGACATGACCAACGGCTACATCAAGGTCAAAAGCGGCACCGGCGGTTTTGCGACGCAGACCAGCGTACCGGGCGTGTTCGCCGCCGGTGATGTCGCCGATCCCATCTACCGCCAGGCAGTGACCTCCGCCGGTTCCGGCTGCATGGCGGCGCTCGATGCCGATAAGTTTCTCGAGCAGCACAAACCGTAG
- a CDS encoding hydrogen peroxide-inducible genes activator, with translation MTLTELRYFVTLARECHFGRAAAACFVSQPTLSVAIRRLEEELGATLFERKNNDIQLTPVGARLTERAWRVLNEAAMLKEAAKQGSDPLQGPLKLGAIFTVGPYLLPQLTIRLRKLAPQMQLLIQENYTARLAELLAQGDLDAVIAALPFDPPGTVVAPLYEEPFVVAVPNAHPLAAHKTITATQLQHEAPLMLGSGHCLRDQILEQLPALTRDPQNDAETHQWEGSSLETLRQMVASGSGISIFPSTAVPAGPPKGTLVSYVPFASPAPRREVVLAWRDSFTRPRAIEVLRGAIAACDLPGARRLAATSARTAGAVAKNRKKLSIK, from the coding sequence ATGACACTCACCGAGCTGCGCTATTTTGTTACGTTGGCGCGCGAATGCCACTTCGGGCGCGCGGCGGCGGCCTGTTTCGTGAGCCAGCCCACCTTGAGTGTCGCCATCCGCCGCTTGGAAGAGGAATTGGGCGCAACGCTGTTCGAGCGGAAGAATAATGACATTCAGCTCACACCCGTGGGTGCCCGGCTTACCGAGCGCGCCTGGCGCGTGCTGAATGAGGCCGCCATGCTGAAGGAGGCGGCCAAACAGGGAAGTGATCCGCTCCAAGGGCCGCTGAAGTTGGGCGCGATTTTCACCGTTGGCCCCTATTTGCTGCCGCAGCTCACCATCCGGCTGCGCAAACTCGCGCCACAAATGCAGCTGCTTATCCAGGAAAACTACACGGCGCGGCTGGCGGAGCTGCTGGCACAGGGCGATCTCGACGCCGTCATCGCGGCGCTGCCCTTTGACCCGCCCGGCACCGTCGTGGCGCCCCTCTATGAAGAGCCCTTCGTGGTGGCCGTCCCCAACGCTCATCCGCTGGCCGCGCACAAGACCATCACCGCCACACAACTGCAACACGAAGCGCCGCTCATGCTGGGCAGCGGGCATTGCCTGCGTGATCAGATTTTGGAACAGCTGCCAGCGTTGACGCGCGACCCGCAGAACGACGCGGAGACGCATCAATGGGAGGGGAGTTCACTTGAAACCCTGCGCCAGATGGTGGCCTCCGGCAGCGGTATATCCATATTTCCAAGCACCGCCGTGCCGGCCGGCCCCCCCAAAGGCACGCTGGTATCCTACGTGCCGTTCGCTTCTCCGGCACCACGGCGGGAAGTGGTGCTGGCGTGGCGTGACAGCTTCACCCGGCCGCGCGCCATCGAGGTCCTGCGCGGGGCCATCGCCGCCTGTGATCTTCCCGGTGCGCGGCGGTTGGCGGCGACGTCCGCACGTACGGCGGGTGCCGTGGCAAAGAATAGGAAAAAACTATCGATAAAATAG
- a CDS encoding insulinase family protein, translating into MTQQAFELLRQRRIDSIQVEIQEYRHRPTGAVHYHLAAGDNNNCFAVAFPTVPRDSTGVAHILEHTVLCGSRRYPVRDPFFMMLRRSLNTFMNAFTTSDATAYPFATQNRKDFDNLLSVYLDAVFFPRLEELNFAQEGHRIEFERAGDANSPLVFRGVVYNEMKGAMSAPIAQVQMELQSLLFPTTTYHYNAGGDPACIPDLTYAQLKAFHKSHYHPSNAMFMTYGDFPVREHQARFEEWALREFQPGSLQIDRRDEQRYTAPVQAQRYYTHEGGDTRDKTYIALGWLLGRVGDVRQATRDLLLGNLLLMHSASPLRQALETTKLGAAPIELCGVDDSMNEAILICGLEGSNPEHADAVERLVFDVLKNIVNHGMPAEAVEAVLTQMELAQRQMSSNRTPYGLQLLGRVLNAKVHGGDPLAFMDIDQAIEPLREELRDPMFIPRLVRERLLENPHRVRLVMSPDPELAARHQADERKRLAAFKATLSAADQNQIVIRARELDRRQREPADPNILPKVELADVPPDLKIPTGQGLEINGMPLARYVEGTNGLVHLQAIVDLPALTDEEKELVVIFYNLLDEVGSGGRDYLATQALGARIGAQSAYVSVRASVTDPQTLRGYFALAGKSLMRDHGRLAQFMREMLETARFDELKRLREVVSQMRLAQESSITQRGQHLAMLAAASGMGPGGALDNIWDGPVSIQFLKTLDDSLQDTDALKKFAGRMAYVHSLLLAQPCRLLLVSQAEHQDEVTNSLRTTWGGHTVGAAPSVFTHSAVPRRVHEAWVTNTQVNFCARAYPAAPADHPDAPVFSVLGKFLHHGYLHRAIREQGGAYGSGASYDADSASFRFYSYRDPRLEGTLHDFDNALEWLQQGGHTGRQLEEAILGVIQIIDQPKSPAAEAIQAYFHQLQGRTPEFRRRFRQRALNVTLADLQRVGREYLKPAHAGTAVICNQETLKQHRHLDFETHDL; encoded by the coding sequence ATGACACAGCAAGCGTTTGAGTTGCTGCGCCAGCGGCGCATTGACAGCATCCAGGTCGAAATTCAGGAGTACCGGCACCGTCCGACCGGCGCCGTGCACTATCACCTGGCCGCCGGCGATAATAACAACTGTTTCGCGGTGGCGTTCCCCACCGTGCCCAGGGATTCCACCGGCGTGGCGCACATTTTGGAACACACGGTCTTATGCGGCAGCCGCCGCTATCCGGTGCGCGATCCGTTTTTCATGATGCTGCGCCGCTCGCTCAACACGTTCATGAATGCCTTCACCACCTCGGACGCCACGGCCTATCCGTTCGCGACACAGAACCGCAAGGACTTCGACAATCTGCTCAGCGTCTATCTCGATGCGGTGTTCTTCCCGCGACTGGAAGAGCTCAATTTCGCGCAGGAGGGCCACCGCATAGAATTTGAACGCGCCGGCGACGCGAATTCCCCGCTGGTCTTTCGCGGCGTGGTCTATAACGAGATGAAGGGAGCCATGAGCGCACCCATCGCCCAGGTGCAAATGGAGCTGCAATCATTGCTGTTTCCCACCACCACTTATCATTACAACGCCGGTGGTGATCCCGCCTGCATTCCGGATCTTACCTATGCCCAACTGAAGGCATTTCACAAAAGTCATTATCACCCTTCCAACGCCATGTTCATGACCTACGGCGATTTCCCTGTGCGCGAACACCAGGCGCGCTTCGAGGAATGGGCCTTGCGCGAGTTCCAGCCCGGAAGCCTTCAAATTGATCGGCGTGACGAACAACGCTACACCGCACCGGTGCAGGCGCAGCGTTATTACACGCATGAGGGCGGTGATACGCGCGACAAGACCTACATTGCACTGGGCTGGCTGCTGGGCCGCGTCGGCGATGTGCGGCAGGCCACGCGTGATCTGCTGCTGGGCAATCTCCTGCTGATGCACAGCGCCTCGCCGCTGCGCCAGGCGCTGGAGACAACCAAGCTTGGCGCCGCGCCGATCGAACTCTGCGGCGTGGATGACTCGATGAACGAAGCAATTCTGATTTGCGGCCTGGAGGGCTCCAATCCCGAACATGCCGATGCGGTGGAGCGGCTGGTGTTCGACGTGCTCAAGAACATCGTGAATCACGGCATGCCCGCGGAGGCCGTCGAGGCGGTGCTGACGCAGATGGAACTCGCGCAGCGCCAGATGTCTTCGAACCGCACGCCGTACGGCCTGCAACTGCTGGGTCGTGTGCTGAACGCCAAGGTGCATGGCGGCGACCCGCTGGCCTTCATGGACATCGATCAAGCCATCGAGCCCCTGCGCGAGGAATTGCGCGACCCCATGTTCATCCCCCGGCTGGTGCGCGAACGGCTGCTTGAAAATCCGCACCGTGTGCGCCTGGTCATGAGCCCGGATCCGGAACTCGCCGCCCGCCATCAGGCCGACGAGCGCAAACGGCTGGCGGCATTCAAGGCCACGCTCAGCGCTGCCGATCAAAATCAGATCGTCATTCGTGCGCGTGAACTGGATCGCCGCCAGCGTGAACCCGCCGATCCCAATATCCTTCCCAAGGTGGAACTGGCGGACGTGCCGCCGGATTTGAAGATCCCCACGGGGCAGGGGTTGGAAATCAACGGCATGCCGCTGGCTCGCTATGTCGAAGGCACCAACGGATTGGTGCATTTGCAGGCCATCGTCGATCTGCCCGCATTGACGGATGAGGAAAAGGAACTGGTGGTGATTTTCTATAACCTGCTGGACGAGGTCGGCAGCGGCGGCCGCGATTATCTGGCGACCCAGGCCCTTGGCGCCCGCATAGGCGCGCAGTCAGCCTACGTTTCCGTACGGGCGTCGGTGACGGACCCGCAGACGCTGCGCGGCTACTTCGCGCTGGCGGGGAAATCGCTGATGCGCGATCACGGCCGGCTGGCGCAGTTCATGCGCGAGATGCTGGAAACGGCGCGCTTCGATGAGCTCAAGCGTCTGCGCGAAGTGGTGTCCCAGATGCGTCTGGCACAGGAATCCTCGATCACGCAACGCGGCCAGCACCTGGCCATGCTCGCCGCCGCGAGCGGCATGGGACCGGGCGGCGCGCTCGATAATATCTGGGACGGGCCGGTATCGATCCAGTTCCTGAAAACGCTGGACGACAGCCTGCAAGACACTGACGCCCTGAAAAAATTCGCCGGGCGGATGGCGTACGTGCACAGCCTTTTGCTCGCACAGCCGTGCCGCCTGTTGTTGGTCAGTCAGGCGGAGCATCAGGATGAAGTCACGAATTCCCTGCGCACAACGTGGGGCGGTCATACCGTGGGCGCGGCACCCAGCGTATTTACGCACAGCGCCGTGCCGCGCCGCGTGCATGAGGCGTGGGTGACGAATACGCAGGTCAACTTTTGCGCCCGCGCCTATCCCGCGGCGCCCGCCGATCATCCCGATGCGCCGGTCTTCTCGGTGCTGGGCAAGTTCCTGCATCATGGTTATTTGCACCGTGCGATCCGGGAGCAGGGCGGCGCCTATGGTTCAGGCGCGAGCTATGACGCCGATTCGGCGAGCTTCCGGTTTTATTCCTACCGCGACCCGCGCCTGGAAGGCACGCTGCACGATTTCGACAATGCGCTCGAATGGTTGCAACAAGGCGGACACACCGGACGGCAACTGGAGGAGGCCATCCTGGGCGTCATCCAGATCATCGATCAACCCAAATCACCCGCCGCCGAGGCCATTCAGGCGTATTTCCACCAGCTGCAGGGCCGCACGCCGGAATTCCGCCGGCGCTTCCGCCAGCGCGCGCTGAACGTGACCCTGGCCGATCTGCAACGCGTCGGGCGCGAGTATCTGAAGCCGGCGCACGCCGGCACGGCGGTGATCTGCAATCAGGAGACGCTAAAGCAACATCGCCATCTGGACTTCGAGACGCACGACCTGTAA
- a CDS encoding peroxiredoxin: protein MNTLVNRIAPEFKAAAALADGSIVDDFRLSDLRGRYVWLFFWPLDFTFVCPSEIIAHNNRIKRFRQLGVEVVGVSVDSQFTHLAWRNTPVEQGGIGPVGFTMVADVKHEITRAFGVEHEDGVALRASFLIDREGRVQHQVVNNLPLGRNVDEAIRVIEALQFTEEYGEVCPAGWQKGDRAMKADSAGVAAYLREHAASL, encoded by the coding sequence ATGAACACATTGGTCAATCGCATCGCACCGGAATTCAAGGCCGCCGCCGCGCTGGCGGACGGCAGCATCGTCGATGATTTCAGGCTGTCCGATCTCCGCGGCCGCTACGTGTGGCTGTTTTTCTGGCCGCTGGACTTCACCTTCGTCTGCCCGTCGGAAATCATCGCCCATAACAATCGCATCAAGCGCTTCCGGCAGCTGGGCGTGGAAGTGGTCGGCGTATCGGTGGATTCACAGTTCACGCATCTGGCCTGGCGCAATACGCCAGTGGAGCAGGGCGGCATCGGTCCCGTTGGCTTCACCATGGTGGCCGACGTCAAGCACGAAATCACGCGCGCTTTTGGCGTGGAGCATGAGGACGGCGTCGCCCTGCGCGCGAGTTTCCTGATCGATCGCGAAGGCCGGGTGCAGCATCAGGTGGTGAACAACCTGCCATTGGGCCGTAATGTCGATGAGGCCATCCGGGTCATCGAGGCCTTGCAGTTCACCGAGGAATACGGTGAAGTTTGCCCCGCCGGCTGGCAGAAGGGCGATCGGGCCATGAAGGCCGATTCGGCCGGCGTTGCCGCCTATCTGCGTGAACACGCCGCGAGCTTGTAG
- a CDS encoding PHP domain-containing protein, with product MLAPIDWHTHSTASDGTLSPTALMRHARECGVEEIALTDHDTLAGLDEAARAARESSLRFVPGIELSVDWRHHTLHIVGLGIDPDNSGLKSLTHKLAEMRTLRARNIGARLNKLGHTGAYEGACLLADNDRPGRAHFARYLARQGRVKNVGDAFKRLLGRGKPAYIATDWPAQETTIQIIHGAGGWSVLAHPLRYQLTAAKVREMLVAFKSAGGVGMEIVNGRQTQDETDMLTRLAQRHEFRPSWGSDFHSPHH from the coding sequence ATGCTCGCTCCCATTGACTGGCATACCCATAGCACCGCTTCCGACGGTACGTTATCGCCCACGGCGTTGATGCGGCACGCCCGCGAATGCGGTGTCGAAGAAATCGCGCTCACCGATCACGATACCCTGGCTGGCCTGGACGAAGCCGCGCGCGCGGCGCGCGAATCGAGCCTGCGCTTCGTTCCCGGAATCGAACTTTCCGTGGACTGGCGTCATCACACGTTGCACATCGTCGGCCTCGGTATCGATCCGGATAACTCCGGTCTGAAATCACTCACGCACAAATTGGCGGAGATGCGAACCCTGCGCGCACGCAACATCGGCGCGCGGCTGAACAAGCTGGGACACACCGGCGCCTACGAAGGCGCCTGCTTGCTCGCGGACAACGACCGCCCCGGCCGCGCCCACTTTGCCCGTTATCTTGCAAGACAAGGCCGGGTAAAAAATGTGGGCGATGCGTTCAAGCGCCTGCTCGGCCGCGGAAAACCTGCATACATCGCCACCGACTGGCCGGCGCAGGAAACCACCATTCAGATTATCCACGGCGCCGGCGGCTGGAGCGTGCTCGCCCACCCATTGCGCTACCAACTCACGGCGGCCAAGGTGCGCGAAATGCTGGTCGCGTTCAAGAGCGCCGGCGGCGTGGGCATGGAAATCGTTAATGGCAGGCAAACACAAGACGAAACCGACATGCTCACCCGACTGGCGCAGCGTCATGAATTCAGACCCTCCTGGGGCTCGGATTTCCACTCGCCCCATCATTGA
- a CDS encoding CPXCG motif-containing cysteine-rich protein codes for MNALIEKSVDCPYCGERIELLLDPSAGETQEYVEDCAVCCQPMTVSFTVANGLVRRLTVGAG; via the coding sequence ATGAACGCCTTGATCGAAAAGTCCGTCGATTGCCCGTATTGCGGTGAGCGTATCGAATTGTTGCTGGATCCCTCGGCGGGCGAAACACAGGAATATGTCGAAGACTGCGCGGTTTGCTGCCAGCCGATGACGGTGTCCTTCACGGTCGCGAACGGCCTCGTCCGGCGGCTGACGGTTGGCGCCGGCTGA